The following proteins are encoded in a genomic region of Arachis stenosperma cultivar V10309 chromosome 4, arast.V10309.gnm1.PFL2, whole genome shotgun sequence:
- the LOC130973456 gene encoding pentatricopeptide repeat-containing protein At3g12770, protein MVSLFQQSSCVIATNYQKFKSFEIPKCLFFLNFLKHFCSSPALAFEEPCVKIDPSFNSDSFYASLIDNSTHRNQLNQIHSQLYVSGLQHKGFLMTKLVNGSSNIGEVCYARKVFDEFRHPDVFMWNAIIRSYSRSNMFRESVEMYSRMRSAGVHPDCYTFPYVLKACTELSDFGLSRLVHGQVFRYGFVLDVFVQNGLLALYAKCGQIGNARVVFNRLCDRTIVSWTSIISGYAQNGEAMEALRLFDQMRKTDVKPDWIALVSIMRAYTDVDDLEQGRSLHGCVIKMGLEDESDLHISLIALYAKCGQVTVARSFFDQMETNNVIMWNAMISGYAKNGHAEEAVQLFHDMIRRNIQPDSVTVRSAVLACAQVGSVELAQWMDDYVTASKYRTDIFVNTTLIDMYAKCGSVEFARRVFDRTSEKDVVVWSAMIMGYGLHGQGWEAICLFQAMKQAGVCPNDVTFIGLLTACNHSGLVKQGWELFHCMRDFGIEPRNEHYSCVVDLLGRAGYLDRAFAFVMTMPIEPGVSVWGALLSACKIHRHVTMGEYAANKLFSLDLYNTGHYVQLSNLYASSRMWDCVARVRVLMKEKGLNKDLGFSLIEINGKLQAFHVGDKSHPRTEEIFNELQRLEKRLKEIGFVPHTDSVLHDLNYEEKEENLCVHSERIAIAYGLISTAPGTTLRIIKNLRACVNCHAAIKLISKLVQREIIVRDSNRFHHFKDGLCSCGDYW, encoded by the coding sequence ATGGTGTCTCTGTTTCAGCAATCATCGTGTGTTATTGCTACAAATTACCAAAAGTTTAAATCTTTTGAAATACCCAAATGCTTGTTCTTCCTCAATTTTCTCAAACATTTTTGTTCTTCACCAGCACTTGCCTTCGAAGAACCTTGTGTTAAAATTGATCCTAGCTTCAATTCGGATTCTTTCTATGCTTCTCTTATTGATAATTCAACACACAGGAACCAATTGAATCAGATACATAGCCAGTTATATGTCTCGGGGTTGCAGCATAAGGGGTTTCTCATGACAAAACTTGTTAATGGAAGTTCAAATATTGGAGAAGTTTGTTATGCACGCAAGGTGTTCGATGAATTTCGCCATCCAGATGTGTTTATGTGGAATGCTATTATCAGGAGTTATTCGAGAAGCAACATGTTTAGGGAGAGTGTTGAAATGTATAGCCGGATGAGATCGGCAGGGGTGCATCCAGATTGCTACACTTTTCCTTATGTGCTCAAAGCTTGTACTGAGTTGTCGGATTTCGGTTTGAGCCGGTTAGTTCATGGTCAGGTGTTCAGATATGGGTTTGTTTTGGATGTGTTTGTGCAGAATGGCCTTTTGGCGTTGTATGCTAAATGTGGTCAGATTGGTAATGCAAGAGTGGTGTTTAATAGGTTGTGTGATAGAACTATTGTTTCATGGACTTCGATCATTTCTGGATATGCGCAGAATGGGGAAGCTATGGAAGCTTTGAGATTGTTTGATCAAATGAGAAAAACCGATGTGAAACCTGATTGGATTGCTCTGGTAAGTATTATGAGGGCTTATACTGATGTGGATGACCTGGAGCAAGGAAGATCTCTTCATGGTTGTGTCATCAAAATGGGTCTTGAAGATGAGTCCGATTTGCATATTTCGCTTATAGCATTGTATGCAAAATGTGGTCAGGTGACAGTTGCAAGATCTTTCTTTGATCAAATGGAGACGAATAATGTGATTATGTGGAATGCAATGATATCTGGTTATGCAAAAAATGGTCATGCCGAGGAAGCAGTACAACTATTTCACGACATGATCAGAAGAAATATACAACCAGATTCTGTCACTGTTAGATCTGCAGTCTTAGCTTGTGCACAAGTTGGTTCCGTTGAATTAGCACAATGGATGGATGACTATGTTACTGCGAGTAAATATAGAACTGACATCTTTGTTAACACCACCCTCATAGACATGTATGCAAAATGTGGAAGTGTAGAATTTGCTCGCAGGGTATTCGATCGTACATCTGAAAAGGATGTTGTTGTCTGGAGTGCAATGATTATGGGATATGGATTACACGGTCAAGGCTGGGAAGCAATTTGTCTTTTCCAAGCAATGAAACAAGCAGGGGTTTGTCCAAATGATGTCACCTTTATTGGGCTTCTCACAGCATGCAATCATTCTGGCCTTGTAAAACAGGGTTGGGAGCTGTTCCATTGCATGAGAGACTTCGGAATTGAGCCTCGCAATGAGCATTATTCATGTGTGGTTGACCTCTTGGGGCGCGCAGGTTATCTAGACAGAGCTTTTGCTTTTGTCATGACAATGCCAATTGAACCTGGTGTGAGTGTTTGGGGAGCACTTCTGAGTGCATGCAAGATCCATCGCCATGTAACAATGGGAGAATATGCAGCAAACAAGCTATTCTCGTTGGATCTTTATAACACAGGACACTATGTACAACTCTCTAATCTCTATGCTTCCTCGCGTATGTGGGATTGCGTTGCACGTGTTCGTGTTCTTATGAAGGAAAAAGGGTTAAATAAAGACCTTGGATTCAGTTTAATTGAGATCAATGGGAAACTGCAGGCATTTCATGTAGGCGATAAGTCGCATCCAAGGACCGAGGAAATCTTCAATGAGCTTCAGAGATTGGAGAAAAGGTTGAAGGAGATTGGGTTTGTCCCTCATACAGATTCTGTTCTGCATGATCTGAATTATGAAGAGAAGGAGGAGAATCTTTGTGTTCATAGTGAGAGGATTGCAATTGCTTATGGGCTAATTAGTACTGCTCCTGGAACGACGCTTAGAATCATAAAGAATCTTAGAGCATGTGTAAACTGTCATGCAGCAATAAAGCTTATATCAAAGCTTGTTCAAAGAGAGATCATTGTAAGGGATTCAAATAGGTTTCATCATTTTAAGGATGGTTTGTGTTCATGTGGAGACTATTGGTGA
- the LOC130973457 gene encoding uncharacterized protein LOC130973457 isoform X2 — MDPKPKDPDYYVPGLIINGLYDKDIQIPDPSYYVPELMKGATSGLYDKDIQIPDRYHLKSPPSSHTREPTEAENQFELKLTHPYHVLAMDHYNKSIDNKEEEYEILSLVSMGKTRIVCFGYLGFLHHLFWKAVPKNSPSTAEPRIFYARVHEFEEIHIPFCGFYSDSIDDSESCEICGLKNYDEFRKKAKELQDKEEEKAMAINNGGYLFCPINFSAMYQSSHGDKQIISSSRSLNKRRHLCYCGEAVVILSSSEVPSHGRRYVACGRVPMCNFFEWIDNEDDMKGEWLKQKERSIRCPKIQIEGSCLAQVGDANFLSGLMKKRRLAMFACWLHSITLVG, encoded by the exons ATGGATCCAAAACCCAA AGACCCTGATTATTATGTGCCTGGACTTATCATCAATGGACTATATGACAAAGATATCCAAATCCCTGACCCTTCTTATTATGTGCCTGAACTTATGAAGGGCGCCACCAGTGGACTATATGACAAAGATATCCAAATCCCTGATCGGTACCATTTAAAATCTCCTCCTAGTTCACATACTCGTGAGCCAACTGA AGCCGAGAATCAATTTGAATTGAAACTGACGCATCCTTACCATGTATTGGCAATGGATCATTATAACAAAAGCATAGATAATAAG GAAGAGGAGTATGAGATTTTAAGTTTGGTCAGTATGGGCAAAACCAGGATAGTGTGCTTCGGTTACCTTGGTTTTCTTCATCACCTCTTTTGGAAGGCTGTGCCAAAAAATTCCCCTTCGACAGCTGAGCCTAGAATTTTCTATGCTCGAGTTCATGAGTTTGAGGAGATTCATATAccattttgtggtttttataGCGATTCTATTGATGACTCAG AGAGCTGTGAGATTTGCGGTCTCAAGAATTATGATGAATTCCGAAAGAAAGCAAAAGAATTGCAagataaagaagaagagaaagcaATGGCAATTAATAACGGTGGATATTTGTTCTGTCCAATTAATTTTAGCGCCATGTATCAGTCTTCCCATGGAGACAAACAAAT AATTTCGAGTTCAAGAAGTCTCAACAAGAGAAGACATTTGTGTTATTGTGGGGAGGCAGTTGTTATTCTGTCTTCTTCTGAAGTGCCAAGCCATGGAAGGAGGTATGTAGCTTGTGGACGAGTGCCAATGTGCAATTTTTTTGAGTGGATTGATAATGAAGATGATATGAAAGGTGAGTGGTTGAAGCAAAAGGAGAGGAGCATTCGTTGCCCAAAAATCCAAATAGAAGGTTCATGTCTTGCCCAAGTAGGAGATGCAAATTTTTTGAGTGGGTTGATGAAGAAAAGAAGGTTGGCGATGTTTGCTTGTTGGCTTCACAGTATCACTCTAGTCGGGTAG
- the LOC130973457 gene encoding uncharacterized protein LOC130973457 isoform X4: MDPKPKDPDYYVPGLIINGLYDKDIQIPDPSYYVPELMKGATSGLYDKDIQIPDRYHLKSPPSSHTREPTEAENQFELKLTHPYHVLAMDHYNKSIDNKEEEYEILSLVSMGKTRIVCFGYLGFLHHLFWKAVPKNSPSTAEPRIFYARVHEFEEIHIPFCGFYSDSIDDSESCEICGLKNYDEFRKKAKELQDKEEEKAMAINNGGYLFCPINFSAMYQSSHGDKQIKIKVGKMGNRTRSIKRREWRPAPPTLEQHREDKEKENVT; this comes from the exons ATGGATCCAAAACCCAA AGACCCTGATTATTATGTGCCTGGACTTATCATCAATGGACTATATGACAAAGATATCCAAATCCCTGACCCTTCTTATTATGTGCCTGAACTTATGAAGGGCGCCACCAGTGGACTATATGACAAAGATATCCAAATCCCTGATCGGTACCATTTAAAATCTCCTCCTAGTTCACATACTCGTGAGCCAACTGA AGCCGAGAATCAATTTGAATTGAAACTGACGCATCCTTACCATGTATTGGCAATGGATCATTATAACAAAAGCATAGATAATAAG GAAGAGGAGTATGAGATTTTAAGTTTGGTCAGTATGGGCAAAACCAGGATAGTGTGCTTCGGTTACCTTGGTTTTCTTCATCACCTCTTTTGGAAGGCTGTGCCAAAAAATTCCCCTTCGACAGCTGAGCCTAGAATTTTCTATGCTCGAGTTCATGAGTTTGAGGAGATTCATATAccattttgtggtttttataGCGATTCTATTGATGACTCAG AGAGCTGTGAGATTTGCGGTCTCAAGAATTATGATGAATTCCGAAAGAAAGCAAAAGAATTGCAagataaagaagaagagaaagcaATGGCAATTAATAACGGTGGATATTTGTTCTGTCCAATTAATTTTAGCGCCATGTATCAGTCTTCCCATGGAGACAAACAAAT aaaaataaaagtgggaaagatGGGAAATAGAACGAGAAGTATAAAGAGAAGGGAATGGCGTCCAGCTCCCCCTACGCTAGAACAACATAGAGAAGACAAAGAGAAAGAGAACGTAACATAA
- the LOC130973457 gene encoding uncharacterized protein LOC130973457 isoform X3: MDPKPKDPDYYVPGLIINGLYDKDIQIPDPSYYVPELMKGATSGLYDKDIQIPDRYHLKSPPSSHTREPTEAENQFELKLTHPYHVLAMDHYNKSIDNKEEEYEILSLVSMGKTRIVCFGYLGFLHHLFWKAVPKNSPSTAEPRIFYARVHEFEEIHIPFCGFYSDSIDDSESCEICGLKNYDEFRKKAKELQDKEEEKAMAINNGGYLFCPINFSAMYQSSHGDKQMDENAQERRIDRLSVDTETLKVEIGEVDDCVGRICVELNSVQEQLRKLEENMKKQTKMQMMFFLCCVILIVAVLCGKVY, encoded by the exons ATGGATCCAAAACCCAA AGACCCTGATTATTATGTGCCTGGACTTATCATCAATGGACTATATGACAAAGATATCCAAATCCCTGACCCTTCTTATTATGTGCCTGAACTTATGAAGGGCGCCACCAGTGGACTATATGACAAAGATATCCAAATCCCTGATCGGTACCATTTAAAATCTCCTCCTAGTTCACATACTCGTGAGCCAACTGA AGCCGAGAATCAATTTGAATTGAAACTGACGCATCCTTACCATGTATTGGCAATGGATCATTATAACAAAAGCATAGATAATAAG GAAGAGGAGTATGAGATTTTAAGTTTGGTCAGTATGGGCAAAACCAGGATAGTGTGCTTCGGTTACCTTGGTTTTCTTCATCACCTCTTTTGGAAGGCTGTGCCAAAAAATTCCCCTTCGACAGCTGAGCCTAGAATTTTCTATGCTCGAGTTCATGAGTTTGAGGAGATTCATATAccattttgtggtttttataGCGATTCTATTGATGACTCAG AGAGCTGTGAGATTTGCGGTCTCAAGAATTATGATGAATTCCGAAAGAAAGCAAAAGAATTGCAagataaagaagaagagaaagcaATGGCAATTAATAACGGTGGATATTTGTTCTGTCCAATTAATTTTAGCGCCATGTATCAGTCTTCCCATGGAGACAAACAAAT GGatgaaaatgcacaagaaagGAGGATTGATAGACTGAGTGTTGACACAGAGACGTTAAAGGTGGAGATTGGAGAAGTTGATGATTGTGTAGGAAGAATCTGTGTAGAGTTGAATTCGGTCCAGGAGCAACTTCGAAAATTGGAAGAAAACATGAAGAAGCAGACCAAGATGCAGATGATGTTTTTTCTTTGTTGTGTAATCCTAATAGTTGCAGTGCTATGTGGTAAAGTTTATTGA
- the LOC130973457 gene encoding uncharacterized protein LOC130973457 isoform X1 gives MDPKPKDPDYYVPGLIINGLYDKDIQIPDPSYYVPELMKGATSGLYDKDIQIPDRYHLKSPPSSHTREPTEAENQFELKLTHPYHVLAMDHYNKSIDNKEEEYEILSLVSMGKTRIVCFGYLGFLHHLFWKAVPKNSPSTAEPRIFYARVHEFEEIHIPFCGFYSDSIDDSESCEICGLKNYDEFRKKAKELQDKEEEKAMAINNGGYLFCPINFSAMYQSSHGDKQIISSSRSLNKRRHLCYCGEAVVILSSSEVPSHGRRDENAQERRIDRLSVDTETLKVEIGEVDDCVGRICVELNSVQEQLRKLEENMKKQTKMQMMFFLCCVILIVAVLCGKVY, from the exons ATGGATCCAAAACCCAA AGACCCTGATTATTATGTGCCTGGACTTATCATCAATGGACTATATGACAAAGATATCCAAATCCCTGACCCTTCTTATTATGTGCCTGAACTTATGAAGGGCGCCACCAGTGGACTATATGACAAAGATATCCAAATCCCTGATCGGTACCATTTAAAATCTCCTCCTAGTTCACATACTCGTGAGCCAACTGA AGCCGAGAATCAATTTGAATTGAAACTGACGCATCCTTACCATGTATTGGCAATGGATCATTATAACAAAAGCATAGATAATAAG GAAGAGGAGTATGAGATTTTAAGTTTGGTCAGTATGGGCAAAACCAGGATAGTGTGCTTCGGTTACCTTGGTTTTCTTCATCACCTCTTTTGGAAGGCTGTGCCAAAAAATTCCCCTTCGACAGCTGAGCCTAGAATTTTCTATGCTCGAGTTCATGAGTTTGAGGAGATTCATATAccattttgtggtttttataGCGATTCTATTGATGACTCAG AGAGCTGTGAGATTTGCGGTCTCAAGAATTATGATGAATTCCGAAAGAAAGCAAAAGAATTGCAagataaagaagaagagaaagcaATGGCAATTAATAACGGTGGATATTTGTTCTGTCCAATTAATTTTAGCGCCATGTATCAGTCTTCCCATGGAGACAAACAAAT AATTTCGAGTTCAAGAAGTCTCAACAAGAGAAGACATTTGTGTTATTGTGGGGAGGCAGTTGTTATTCTGTCTTCTTCTGAAGTGCCAAGCCATGGAAGGAG GGatgaaaatgcacaagaaagGAGGATTGATAGACTGAGTGTTGACACAGAGACGTTAAAGGTGGAGATTGGAGAAGTTGATGATTGTGTAGGAAGAATCTGTGTAGAGTTGAATTCGGTCCAGGAGCAACTTCGAAAATTGGAAGAAAACATGAAGAAGCAGACCAAGATGCAGATGATGTTTTTTCTTTGTTGTGTAATCCTAATAGTTGCAGTGCTATGTGGTAAAGTTTATTGA